The genomic window CTCTATTACTGAAAATACTgtactatccctttaaatcacaatatattaATTGTACTAGCTACGTCACCTTAATCCACTATTatgtaaatctgtaaaaaaaaaaaacctgtgtaatactttgtgtgtgtacatttatttcaggGTTTCTATGATGAAGTTGCCAGTCCTCTGCTTTTGGAGGTGGACCTTCGTTATCCTGACAATGCAGTGGAGATGTTGACCACAAACCACTTCAGCCAGTTGTTTAACGGCTCAGAGATCGTGGTGGCTGGTCGGCTGACCGACAACGACCTGGACAACTTCATGGTGGATGTGATGGGTCAGGGGGTAAGAAATGTAGAGACACTATCCAGGTGGAGAGAAGACTGGTGTGTCTGTTGTTATTTACTTTGTTGATTTGACGTAAACTCTTCCCTGTAGCTTGAGGAGGACTACAAAGCACAGGGTCAGGCCAGTCCTGTGAAATGGACCGACATATACCCAGATGAGGAGTACATCTTTGGGGATTTCACAGAGCGTCTGTGGGCCTATCTGACCATCCAGCAGTTACTGGAGAAGAGGTATTATTTAAATCTCCACCAATGACATCTATGTCTGCTTGAGTTcttgatatcttaagaatatgcgTTTGGAAACTGAcattgttgatcctctgctgcttcaatgactaacttcaaatgtgttatcttgtagctgtggtgtttgaaatcctcagTTTAAAGTTTGTTTACCAAAAGActcagcagtagaccagcagctcttgtgtgcccgtgagctaaaaatgctctATGGACTTTTGGAAAGTGGCTAAAATAATTGTTCCTTCCTGCTCCTGCTGAGAGTGAATCAGTGTCCCAGGCTGGTTCACGGCTCATTCATTGCCACTGCCAGtttaaaactgcacatttttcaCTCCTGCAGTAAGAGTGGTCCCGCAGACGAGAAAGAAAATGCCACAGCCAAGGCGTTGGACATGGCTCTGAAGTACAGCTTCGTCACCCCTCTCACCTCCATGGTGGTCACCAAGCCTGAGACTGAGGACGGAACAGACAGCCCTCTCATTGCAGACAAGCTGACTGAAGGTGAGGAGGGAAATGAAATAGATTATAACGTGATCCAGtgcagacaaataaaagaaaacatcactgGAATACACGGACATTATTTCTCTTTCTACTATATATAAGCTGTTGTTTTCTGGTTTTTGACAGAACAACGACAACAGGCAGAAAGAAGAGGTGAAACAGTcatttctttcaccacaaggcaAAAACGATTTGTAGATTCACGTGAATGGACTGCACTCATTTCAACTTGGTTTTATCATTCCTGTATATAGGCTATCACTACATGTCTGCAAGCCCTCCAATGTACACGCCCACTTACCATTCATCCCCAACATATTTTGGTAAGTCATTTTTATATGTTATCGTGCCGTGTGTTATTAGATGctttgtgaaattgtatttacaGACATACATGTTCCTCAGAGGCTGGGTAATAATGACCTTGGTGATCCTCTGAGTTCACCTGTAGACCTTTTAAGGGTTTGATATTTCTAACAcggatgtttgtgtttttgtttatgagACGATGCTGGGTTTAAAATTGCCAGTGACCTTTCTGGGAAGAGTTTCTAACCCATGTCTGCATTTCCTCCAACAATGTAGTTATTGCTGAATTTAAATGTTACGTGTGAATGTAAGCGTGAATCAGACCATAGgacattttgtgtgtatgtgtgtgtgattattagCCCCTTTTTccaccaacatttccaggaactttTTTACCTGGGGAAGAGAATTCCCAGTAATCTGTGTGTTTCTACCACGCCTCAAAGTTCTGGAATACGACACTCGATCATTTTGTGTCCCGACTCATGCTGGACCTCGTCTTCCGTCCACTTATCATatgtccttttcttttgctccatgtttttgaaatgaccgACAGCGAAATAAGTAAGTTCTTCTTCCTTCGTCTTCTTTTAAAGGTCTTGTTTAAAGGTGTGATTGCCCCGGTAATCCTGGTTATCAGAAAAGTCCTTACTCGGTTCTTCTTTGGGTGAGAGTTTGGGGTTGAGGGAAATCCCAGTAATTTCAATGGAAACAAGCAAGGTTTTTCAAAATCGTGGGTAAAAGAAAAGTTCCTGTGGTGGACCCAGAATActgagaaatgcaaaataaaacgGTTACAGTTTTTTCTATACAGTTTTAGACTCAGAAAATCACTCTTGAATTGTGAACTTTGAGCACAGGAAGTTGACAACTCTGAGATTTAAATACTCTACTCCTTTGAGATCCGAGTACAACTGAAACACACATTAGCTTCATCCCTGAAGTGACTTTAAAACTGATAAGAGTGAAGGTAAAAGGTGAATTTATCCACTACTTATGACGTTGTGCACTTTGAGTTGAGAGTGCTAATCAACAAGTATTAATATGATGAACCACAAACGACCATTGACTAAGCTAACATTAACATGTTAGCATGGTAGCGTTGTTAGCATTTAGCTCCCTGCTGCCTCTTGTTGTGAGTGTTGTCATCAACATGTCAGCATACACACTAGCGTTGCCAACTGTCCAGTATTAGCCGGGACGTCCCGTATATTGGGCCTCCTTTATTTATCCCGTTTTTATTTGTCCCGTACGTGCCCTCTCTTGTCCCGTTGATTGACCACTACGCTGATCTAACCACTGAATGATACAACAACGACAGCAGCCGCGCTGATCACGACACTTGAGAATCATCAACGACACCTGTCGTCATCATCCGATCacagtgtgatgatgacaggtgCCGTCCCACCTCGTGCCAGGAGACGAGGTGGGGCTATGAGTCGCACATGATCAGTAAATTCATCCAATTTAAACTACAATGGATGAACCtgcaaaaaagaagagactGTGCAGCTACAACAAATTATGGTAAATTAAAAAGACGTGGGTTAAGCCCGTTAGTGGTGATTCAACAAAAGCCTTCTGCACTTTATGTCGGAGGGAATTTTCAGTTGGCTACACACAGATGGTGCACATTCTGAGTCACTGCTATTTTATTCCTCTGCAAAATTGCTATCATTATGACAAATGCCTTAAAACAGTACTCtgtgtaaccgagataagggcgtctatactgggtacgtaaataaacaATCGAAGGACGCGAATAGCCAACAGCGTCTCACTTTTATTCCAAGATTTTTTTATACTTAACAACCTTGCCACGTCCGGTCtacccttcacaataaaactacacgtcagttatgagaaacaatacctgacaaacTCTACTAAAAGctgacacaataaaaaaatatgttacaaGCTACTTGTCACCTTTTGTCCATTATTTCATAGTGACAAAGTTGGCAACCCTAGTACACACATTCATTGTGTTGTCTACTGTCACTGTGATCACTTGCAGTGGATGGAGATCCTCATTTCATGATAGAGCTGCCAGAGAAAGAAGACGCTCTGTGCTTCAACATTAACGACAGACCAGGAACCATTTTCTCTCTGGTTACAGACCCACAATCAGGTCAGTCCCGAGTCCTGATCATCATCAAGACTTTGTCAACAGTTAGTACAAGTGTGGTACCTGGTCTACTTCTTACTGACCAATGTTTGTACATGTATGTGCTACTTATTAACAGTGACTGACTGAACATGTTGTTTCCCTCAGGTATTTTGGTCAATGGCCAGATAATTGGAGACAAGAAAATCCCTCCTGATGGTAAAATGAACACGTATTTCTGGCGCTTTGGCATCGTCCACCAGACTCTGGGGGTGAGGCTGGAGGTGAACACTCGTGACATCTCAGTGTTCCAGGACAGCAAATGGGTCAAACTGCTGTGGTCGGACTCGGCCTCTCTCAAAGGTCTCAAGTGAGCGGCTGCACCATCACAcggttttctttctctcttagTGAGAGGAACATTTCGTTTAACATGAATAAAGTGAAATGTCAAGTCCAGTTCAGAataatctcctcctcctcctcccacagtgtGGATCTTCTTGTGACCAAGGAGCGCAGCCTGATGGTGACTCTGAAAGATTCAGTCAAGTTTGTCGTCCTGCTACACAAAGTGTGGGAGAAGCATCCGTACCATCGGGACTATTTAGGTTTCTACACCTTGGACAgtcatctcctctctcctgctgttCACGGCCTGCTGGgtacaaacatgacacactTAGCAGGAAGTAGATCACAGGGTTTTAGGATTATAGCTGCTCAAGAGTTATCCTGAGTATCCTGACGtccctttcccaagcacgtCAGTGAACTCCTGTGGCCTTAGCCTAAAAAAGATGTTGACCTTTGTTTGGGAACACATGTAGCTTCCCTTTAAACGCTTAAGGCGAGTGAATATTGTCATTTACTTGTGCTCGAAAGGTGGAGAGTTGTAGAGTCACAGtgatcatatttaaaaataataatatttcctGTAAATGTTGGGTTGTCCTACAGGCCAGTTCTACCATGGGATTGAATATGAGGTGTCTGAGCTGCGTCCAGGTGAAGTCCCAGAGAAACCGGACGCCACCATGTTTGTGAAGGGACAGCAGCTCAATGTGACCAGGTAGGACTTTAATCTCActtaattattaaataacatGCAGAGATTAAGTTTTAATGCTGATGGTGTTGATTAAAATGATATTAGACTTATGTTTTGATTTGGAATgttttgccatctttaaaaaaagtggcTCCTCACATGGACAGTTTGGGAAATACAGCATTAGATAAATGTGTGGAAGCGTTTGAATGTGTCCAGAATGAATAAGGTCTCACTCCTCGGTCCACAGAGGCTGGCAGAGAGACTTCAGGAGGGACATGAAGAACGGGGAAAATGTTCCCTGCTGGTTCGTTCACAATAATGGCACTGGCCTCATTGATGGAGACGCGACAGACTACGTTGTGTCGGGACTTTTCAAAACTGTTTAAAATCTGACACAGAAGTCATTaaaatctgtaaataaatgttgaattcCAACTATTATTTTGAAGATGGGTATTATTTCCAAATTTTGTTTGCCAATAATCCCTCcaacatgttaaaatggtgaACCTATTAAAGTGACCAGTAACCAAATAATGGGGTTTGCTGGGCTGCAGTGCAAAGAGCAGCcagattgtgtttgttcatACAGttcttaaaacaacaaaaaatgtgttttgttaaagtgaaatattaacattaaacaaCAGTAGTGTGGTTGTGCTTTTCTGAAAGTAGTCGAACGTTTACTGGAATGAAAGTAGCACAGAGTGAGGAgtaaagcaggaggaggaaggaccGAACCAAATTTGGTGCCAATCCAATGACTCAGCCCTGAAGTTTCTTCCTCCTGACCATAGAGCACAGGTCTTTCTGACCCTCCCCCTGGACAGAGAGTTTTACTCTCAGTACTGAAGGCAGCCAGTGTTCAGTGGACGTTTGGTCATGTCTGCACTGTGGTGTGTtcatctactgctgctgctgttctgcctCTGGTTGCCCAGTCTGGGCCGAGCAGCTCTGGTCATCTCAGGTCATGAAGATCCACAGgtgaactcactcactctcacacagaccTTTCCGTTCTCTGACTTAAACCTTTCGTGCTGCACTCttattaaataaagtaaattaattaattgggaataaaacacaactccttatatggacatcctggctgtgtgtgtgttttcatagactttaccaaaatgtgttttttcttctacttgtgtgttgttgagtcaaagttaatGTCACGTAAAGACTGTGTGTGGaggtttctttcattttctggcACAGTGTTGTGTTGATTGTTGACTCtcgctgctgtgtttgtgttacaggaAACAAGTGGAGCTGCCAGATCACTGCACGTATGTGAtagaacatgttcacacaccGTCAGAAAATGTTATGGTTTAAATAAGTTATTCTATAAATTAGCATAGTGTTAGTCACTTAAAAGCTTTGCTCCCTTCTTTACTGAATCATTCTCACACCAGTTAAACCACGACGTAAAGTTATAAAGActgttttcacacatgaaatTACAGAGAAACTTTTGTCTCAAATATTCCCTTTTTTGTTACAGAAAAGAAGTATAAATGGGGGAAAGGTAAGATAACTCTATatgattatgtttgttttcccaCGTTCACAAAGGCAAATCTCAAAAATCATCTGTCCTGCTGTTCTGGTGATGAGCAGCTCCCCAAAGGCAGCCACGTGGCCGGTGGGCGAGTGTGGTGCAGCAAGTATGGCCTCAGTGTTTTCAGAGAGATCGGGGAGGAGAACCACGGAAAGTCGTAGCAgagctcttcctcctccaaggGTGAGATAGCACATTTAGCAAAGCTAGCATCGTCACCCTGGAGCGCCGCGAACCTGCAGTCTTGGCGCTGTTTCTCACCCCGTGGGCAGGAGGGTCTGGTGCCACAGGTGTTGCCCAAAATCGAGTGGTTACTCGTGGTGCTCAGCTAAATGTGCTAGTTTGCCTGCGGGAGGAGGAAGTGATGGGACCTGCCAGACATTTCCGGGTTCTCCCTTCTCCTTCCGGTCCAAGACCACCTCTTTCAAGCGGACTACAGTTTGGTTGTTTGGTCAGAATCCGAGGTCTCAGACTCCATTCACACTGACCCAAACGAACTGGACTGAAGGGGGTAAAGCACCACGGGTTTTGATTCAGCCGCACACCTGATTCCAGAGCTTGAACGCCACAGCTCAAACACAACTACTATCGTTATATATTATAAAGCTAAACCTCATCTGCCCTTCATCAACGgcttgtccttttctgagggtcacatgaggagctggaaccaaCCCCAGATGGCGTTGGTGCAAGCAGCATGTCCCATGTcttctctttgtaaatgtgatggtTTTGTAATCGGCTGAACGTGTTTCTGTATGTTTCTGTCCATCCTGGAAGAAGGATCCCTcatctgtggctcttcctgaggttcCTCCCATTTTTCCCCTAGTACAAAAGCTTTTGTGGAGTTTAGGATAAAAGTTGTCGcgtgctgtacagactgtaattGCGTTCAGGGCTATAttaataaaattgacttgacttggcACTGAACAGGATCACAACACTCCCAGAGACGCTTTAAAAGAGTCAGAGCAGCAGGAAGAAATGGAGAAGAAGACCATGATTCACAGAGTAAAATGCTTCCATTGGTTCATGTCCATTGTTGTGTCCGTCGTTCCATGTCCTCCTGCTTCTGTATCAGGTGGAGGTGCACAGCGTCACTTTGGACTGCACTGTGACGTCTCGTTTCGCCCGCACCGTCGTGACGTCCGTGGCTCTGAACAAAGCAAGCACCTCGCAGGAAATCTTCTTTGAAGTGGAGCTGCCCAAGACGGCCTTCATCACCAACTTCAGCATGTCTGTGCTTCTACACCAGCAGAGCTTTTCTTCCTGAAACACGTTCATTGAATTGTCTTGTCGTGTCTTTGTTCCTCGCAGGGAAATTGAAGGTCGGGTGTATGTTGGGGAggtgaaggagaaagaaaaggccAAGAAACAGTACGAGAAAGCGGTTTCCTCTGGACGGACTGCCGGACTGGTCAAGTGAGTCggtcaaacaacaacaagagttCAAATCTAAATCTGGGTTTCTACAGATTCGTAAAGATTCTAACCTGAtcattttaatgtcagacaCTGTCAGTgatcatgtctgtgttttatttcagggCCTCTGGGAGAAAGATGGAGAAGTTTTCAGTGTCTGTCAACATCGCAGGTCAAAGTAACGTGACCTTCGTTCTGACCCACGAGGAGCTGCTTCAGAGGACACTGGGCCAATATGAGATTTTAACACGAGTTAAACCCAAATCACGGGTGCAGAACTTTAAGGTGCGTCTCTGCTCGTGATTCAAATCTCATTCACTACATTCACTCGTACATACGCGTCGCTTTAACACATGAATGTGGGCGGAGCTGACATTCGACTTTAGTCACGAAAGATTATGAGTTTATTCctgaaagattacaactttattctcgaaagattacgattTATACTCAAAAGAATACAATTTTATTCTCgaaaagattacaactttattctcataatattacgactttagtctcaaaagattacgactttattctcataatattaggACTTTactcttgaaagattacgactttagtCTTGAAAGAttataactttattctcataatattacgactttattcttgaaagattacgactttagtCTTgaaaaattacgactttattctcgaaagattacgactttagtCTCGagagattatgactttattcccgaaagattacaactttattctcgaaagattacgactttattctcaaaagaatACAATTtaattctcgaaagattacaactttattctcataatattaccaCTTTAGTCTCATTAACTTTTTCTCATAttagactttattcttgaaagatttaATTTTAGTCTTGAAAGAttataactttattctcataatattacttactttattcttgaaagattacgactttagtcttgaaaattattttacttttagtctcagagattatgactttattcctaaagattacaactttattctaaagatttactttattctcaaaagaatACAATTtaattctcgaaagattacaactttattcttataatattacgactttagtctcgaaagattacgactttattctaaGATTACttactttattcttgaaagattatgactttattcccaaaagattatttttattctaaagaTTACAATTTTATTCTATTTAGTCTCGagagattatgactttattcccaaagatattacgactttattctcgaaagaatACAATTTAATTCtcatattacaactttattcctgaaagattacgactttattcttgaaagattacgactttattctcataatattacaactttattcctgaaagattacaactttattcccgaaagattacaactttattctcaaaagaatACAACtgtattctcgaaagattacaactGTATTCCTGAAAGATTagaactttattctcaaaagaatACAACTTTGTTCCcaaaagattacaactttattcccgaaagattacaactttattcccgaaagattacaactttattctgataatattccgactttattctcataatattaaaaaatgggTGTCTTTGCTATAAGGCAACAGTGTTATCCACTGacctgtttttctgtgtgtttgtgtgttgaaaCAGATCGTGGCAAACATCTATGAGCCACAGGGCATTGTGTTTGTTGATGCCCACGCAACCTTCCTCAGCAACGACCTGCTCCCCCTGGTGGAGAAAACTGTCACAGACAAAAAGGTGAGCAATAAGAAAGGCCTTCAAATATTCATAATTGAACAttagtttcatttcattttgtcttcACATTTACTAAAAAATAAGCTAAACTTGGTGTGTTCATCTCCTCGTCAGGCGCATGTCTCCTTCTCACCGACCatggagcagcagaggaaatgtcCAGACTGTGATGGAACGCTCATCGATGGAGATTTCATCATTAAATATGACGTAAACAGAGCAAAGAGCTTTGGGGACATTCAGGTCAGCTGTCAACAatcacatacagtactgtgcagaagtccTAGGCCACCatcagatttgttgttttagcaatgctataacgacAGTAGAGGATCATTATTTGTTgttcttatttgttgttttttttaaaaaaaaaagaaaaaaacatcctctacaggtgtcaagtatttagcatGATCTAcacttacacttgaacaataacacagctctgttaatactgaagtggaaccttaattaatgttggTTAATgtactggtaaatcctgtgtttgttctactatttcatttaaagaaatatctgctgtaagaAACGtctattacgccaggtttatttaagacatgcttgagccttacatacacatgttgcatgagttcaactcattgacagctcaCTAATATATAAGAGCAGCTTTAAGtcgcatcacttcattccaaattccaatgatcacagaatttgacaaacagaaaaaaacaacagagctggtggtgcctgaaacttttgcacagtactgtatatacacgcAGACTGACTCTATTAACAGAGACACTTAAACATTGTAAAAGGTTGTTTTCCCTTCAGACTGTGAATGGATACTTTGTCCACTTCTTTGCACCCGCTGAGCTGCCTAGAGTCCCGAAGAATGTGGTGTTTTTGATCGACCAAAGCGGATCTATGTATGGGACAAAGATTAGACAGGTGAGAGACTTCTGACGTGACTGTAAAATATCAACGCACACATTTCTACCTCTGATCTTGTCACCCTTTCTAGACACGAGAGTCAATGGAGCAGATCCTCAAAGAGCTCCACGAGGACGACCACTTTGCTCTCGTCGCATTTAGCTTTCTCTTGAACAGCTGGAGGCCCTCGCTTACCAAAGCaaccaaagaaaatgtcactgaGGCCATTGATTTTGTGAGGAAACTTGACCTCCAGGGAGGTTAGTAAAAATACTACTTTGGTTCTCTGATCCTTCTGCGACGGAGATTCAAGCAGATATAATACATTTAAGACTTTGTTGAACATTTAAGGCACCAACATCAATGACGCACTGTTAAGTGGTGTGAACATGCTGGTCAAAGAGAGACAGGAGAAGAAACTCCCCGAGAGGAGCGTTGATATTATTATTCTACTGACCGATGGAATGCCATTTGGTGGTGAGCATCTGCAGGATAAACTCACATTTGAGCGAGGAACTTCAAATACAATGTAGATTATAACTGTGCATGTTGTACCTGTGACATTGAAAGGGGAAGAAAACCTGGAGAAGATCCAGGAGAACGTGCGTACTGCAGCTGCAGGGAAAATGTCTCTGTTCTCTCTTGGATTTGGTAATGACGTGGATTACTCTTTCCTGGATGTGctgagcaaacaaaacaaaggagtCGCCCGCAGAATATTTGAAGCTTCGGACGCAACGCTTCAAATCCAGGTGAGAGGTTTTGATTagaaatgactgtgtttttgtgatgtttcaCTGTTCAGAacaaactttgtgtgtgtacatttatttcaggGTTTCTATGATGAAGTTGCCAGTCCTCTGCTTTTGGAGGTGGACCTGCGTTATCCTGACAATGCAGTGGAGATGTTGACCACAAACCACTTCAGCCAGTTGTTTAACGGCTCAGAGATCGTGGTGGCTGGTCGGCTGACCGACAACAACTTGGACAACTTCATGGTGGATGTGATGGGTCAGGGGGTAAGAAATGTAGAGACACTATCGAGGTGGAGAGAAGACTGGTGTGTCTGTTGTTATTTACTTTGTTGATTTGACGTAAACTCTTCCCTGTAGTTTGAGGAGGACTACAAAGCACAGGGTCAGGCCAGTCCTGTGAAATGGACCGACATATACCCAGATGAGGAGTACATCTTTGGGGATTTCACAGAGCGTCTGTGGGCCTATCTGACCATCCAGCAGTTACTGGAGAAGAGGTATTATTTAAATCTCCACCAATGACATCTATGTCTGCTTGAGTTCTTGATATCTTGAGAATATGCGTTTGGAAACTGAcattgttgatcctctgctgcttcaatgactaacttcaaatgtgttatcttgtagctgtggtgtttgaaatcctcagTTTAAAGTTTGTTTACCAAAAGActcagcagtagaccagcagctcttgtgtgcccgtgagctaaaaatgcagatttttctctatggacttttggAAAGTGGCTAAAATAATTGTTCCTTCCTGCTCCTGCTGAGAGTGTATCAGTGTCCCAGGCTGGTTCACGGCTCATTCATTGCCACTGCCACtttaaaactgcacatttttcaCTCCTGCAGTAAGAGTGGTCCCGCAGACGAGAAAGAAAATGCCACAGCCAAGGCGTTGGACATGGCTCTGAAGTACAGCTTCGTCACCCCTCTCACCTCCATGGTGGTCACCAAGCCTGAGACTGAGGACGGAACAGACAGCCCTCTCATTGCAGACAAGCTGACTGAAGGTGAGGAGGGAAATGAAATAGATTATAACGTGATCCAGtgcagacaaataaaagaaaacatcactgGAATACACGGACATTATTTCTCTTTCTACTATATATAAGCTGTTGTTTTCTGGTTTTTGACAGAACAACGACAACAGGCAGAAAGAAGAGGTGAAACAGTcatttctttcaccacaaggcaAAAACGATTTGTAGATTCACGTGAATGGACTGCACTCATTTCAACTTGGTTTTATCATTCCTGTATATAGGCTATCACTACATGTCTGCAAGCCCTCCAATGTACACGCCCACTTACCATTCATCCCCAACATATTTTGGTAAGTCATTTTTATATGTTATCGTGCCGTGTGTTATTAGATGctttgtgaaattgtatttacaGACATACATGTTCCTCAGAGGCTGGGTAATTATGACCTTGGTGATCCTCTGAGTTCACCTGTAGACCTTTTAAGGGTTTGATATTTCTCACAcggatgtttgtgtttttgttcatgtctgcATTTCCTCCAACAATGTAGTTATTgctgaatttaaatgtgaatcaGACCATAGgacattttgtgtgtatgtgattaTTAGCCCCTTTTTCCaccaacattacattacatgtcatttagcagacgcttttatccaaagcgacttacattggaattgagtacaatcagccaggggtggagtcgaacttgcgaccatggcGATCTTTTTTACCTGAAGAAGAGAATAGTAATCTGTGTGGTTTGCGTTTCTACCGCGCCTCAAAGTTCTGGAGTACGACACTCGATCATTTTGTGTCCCGACTCATGCTGGACCTCGTCTTCCGTCCACTTATCATatgtccttttcttttgctccatgtttttgaaatgaccgACAGCGAAATAACTAAGTTCTTCTTCCTTCGTCTTCTTTTAAAGGTCTTGTTTAAAGGTGTGATTGTCCCGGTAATCCTGGTTATCAGAAAAGTTCTTACTCGGTTCTTCTTTGGGTGAGAGTTTGGGGTCGAGGGAAATCCCCCCCCAGCAATTTCAGTGGAAACGAtcaaggtttttcaaaatcGCGGGTAAAAGAAAAGTTCCTGTGGTGGACCCAGAATACttagaaatgcaaaataaaacgtaaaaatacagttttagaCTCAGAAAATCACTCTTGAATTGTGAACTTTGAGCACAGGAAATTCAACAACTCTGAGATTTAAATACTCTACTCCTTTGTTAGCTTCATCCCTGAAGTGACTTTAAAACTGATAAGAGTGAAGGTAAAAGGTGAATTCATCCACTACTTATGACGCTGTGCACTTTGAGTTGAGAGTGCTAATCAACAAGTATTAATATGATGAACCACAAATGACCATTACATGCTAAACATTAACACGTTTGCGTTGTTAGCATTTAGCTCCCAGCTTGTTGTGAGTGTTGtcatcaacatgtcagcgtaCACACATTCATTGTGTGGTCTACTGTCACTGTGATCACTTGCAGTGGATGGAGATCCTCATTTCATGATAGAGCTGCCAGAGAAAGAAGACGCTCTGTGCTTCAACATTAACGACAGACCAGGAACCATTTTCTCTCTGGTTACAGACCCACAATCAGGTCAGTCCCGAGTCCTGATCATCA from Solea senegalensis isolate Sse05_10M linkage group LG4, IFAPA_SoseM_1, whole genome shotgun sequence includes these protein-coding regions:
- the LOC122768617 gene encoding inter-alpha-trypsin inhibitor heavy chain H3-like, giving the protein MEIEGRVYVGEVKEKEKAKKQYEKAVSSGRTAGLVKASGRKMEKFSVSVNIAGQSNVTFVLTHEELLQRTLGQYEILTRVKPKSRVQNFKIVANIYEPQGIVFVDAHATFLSNDLLPLVEKTVTDKKAHVSFSPTMEQQRKCPDCDGTLIDGDFIIKYDVNRAKSFGDIQTVNGYFVHFFAPAELPRVPKNVVFLIDQSGSMYGTKIRQTRESMEQILKELHEDDHFALVAFSFLLNSWRPSLTKATKENVTEAIDFVRKLDLQGGTNINDALLSGVNMLVKERQEKKLPERSVDIIILLTDGMPFGGEENLEKIQENVRTAAAGKMSLFSLGFGNDVDYSFLDVLSKQNKGVARRIFEASDATLQIQGFYDEVASPLLLEVDLRYPDNAVEMLTTNHFSQLFNGSEIVVAGRLTDNNLDNFMVDVMGQGFEEDYKAQGQASPVKWTDIYPDEEYIFGDFTERLWAYLTIQQLLEKSKSGPADEKENATAKALDMALKYSFVTPLTSMVVTKPETEDGTDSPLIADKLTEEQRQQAERRGYHYMSASPPMYTPTYHSSPTYFVDGDPHFMIELPEKEDALCFNINDRPGTIFSLVTDPQSGILVNGQIIGDKKIPPDGKMNTYFWRFGIVHQTLGVRLEVNTRDISVFQDSKWVKLLWSDSASLKGLNVDLLVTKERSLMVTLKDSVKFVVLLHKVWEKHPYHRDYLGFYTLDSHLLSPAVHGLLGQFYHGIEYEVSELRPGEVPEKPDATMFVKGQQLNVTRGWQRDFRRDVKNGENIPCWFVHNNGTGLIDGDVTDYVVSGLFKTV